One Algihabitans albus DNA segment encodes these proteins:
- the ltnD gene encoding L-threonate dehydrogenase, with protein MPQTTDSKTIAFVGLGAMGLGMAQSCLRAGHRVLGIDLNPAAVDRLVEAGGEKLTPEGARDASIFVSVVLNAAQTREILYGESGFARHLPRGAVIVSSATVSPDDARGNAQQAAQLGLLYLDAPISGGAARAAQGDLSIMASGSQETFEAAAPALSAMAQSVHDLGREAGAGSAMKAVNQLLAGVHIAAMGEALALGISQGLEPERILQVISVSAGTSWMFENRAPRVVEGDYEARSAIDIWPKDLGIVTEIAESAALSTPVAGAALARFREASSKGLGALDDAAITRLYAAEAGLPLPGRS; from the coding sequence ATGCCGCAGACGACGGACTCAAAGACAATCGCCTTCGTCGGACTGGGCGCGATGGGCCTGGGCATGGCGCAGTCCTGCCTGCGCGCCGGTCATCGCGTTCTCGGGATCGATCTGAACCCAGCCGCCGTGGACCGGCTGGTGGAAGCCGGCGGCGAGAAGCTGACTCCCGAGGGCGCGCGCGACGCCTCCATCTTCGTGAGCGTGGTGCTGAACGCCGCCCAGACCCGGGAGATCCTCTACGGAGAGTCCGGCTTCGCTCGACATCTGCCAAGGGGCGCAGTGATCGTCAGTTCGGCGACCGTCTCCCCCGACGATGCTCGCGGAAATGCGCAACAGGCCGCGCAGTTGGGCCTGCTCTATCTCGACGCCCCGATCTCCGGCGGCGCGGCGCGGGCGGCGCAAGGCGATCTCTCGATCATGGCATCGGGCAGTCAAGAGACCTTCGAGGCGGCCGCTCCCGCCCTCTCAGCCATGGCGCAGTCCGTCCATGACCTCGGACGCGAGGCGGGCGCGGGTTCGGCGATGAAGGCCGTAAACCAGCTTCTGGCCGGCGTGCACATCGCCGCCATGGGTGAAGCCTTGGCTCTCGGCATCAGCCAGGGGCTGGAGCCGGAGCGAATTCTGCAGGTCATTTCCGTTTCGGCAGGGACGAGCTGGATGTTCGAGAATCGGGCGCCGCGAGTGGTCGAAGGAGACTACGAAGCGCGCTCGGCTATCGACATCTGGCCGAAGGATCTGGGCATCGTGACGGAGATCGCCGAGAGCGCGGCACTTTCCACGCCAGTCGCCGGGGCCGCCCTCGCCCGCTTCCGAGAGGCATCCAGCAAGGGCTTGGGCGCGCTCGACGATGCCGCCATTACACGGCTCTATGCGGCCGAGGCTGGCCTGCCGCTGCCAGGGAGAAGCTAA
- the otnK gene encoding 3-oxo-tetronate kinase: protein MRLGCIGDDFTGSSDLANTLTREGMRCVQYVGVPRSPADSGVEAGIVALKSRSVPAGEAVDLSLQALDWLRAQGCTQFLFKYCSTFDSTDAGNIGPVAEALADALDASSVIVCPAFPATGRSVYQGHLFVGDRLLSESGMQNHPLTPMTDPDLRRVLARQSKGSVGHVPFTVVAEGPDAVRARLDAERTKGHRLIVADAIRDDDLRILGRATADLKLITGGSGIALGLPENFRARGELSASTDPWQGQAGRAAALSGSCSQATRAQVAEHARANPALKLDPDAVMAGRTSAEEVADWVLAQEGLPLAYSSADPDEVRTAQERHGGTAVAAAFESLFAEVARRLVTGGITRLITAGGETSGAVVEGLALTELEIGPEIAPGVPAIRAGESLTLALKSGNFGAPDFFARAAAVLDGTS, encoded by the coding sequence ATGCGGCTGGGATGTATCGGAGACGACTTCACGGGCTCCAGCGACCTGGCCAACACGCTGACGCGTGAAGGCATGCGCTGCGTCCAGTACGTCGGCGTGCCAAGGAGTCCGGCGGACAGCGGCGTCGAGGCCGGAATCGTCGCTCTCAAGTCGCGCTCCGTGCCGGCCGGGGAAGCCGTCGATCTCTCGCTGCAGGCACTCGACTGGCTGCGCGCCCAGGGCTGCACCCAGTTTCTCTTCAAGTACTGCTCCACCTTCGACAGCACCGACGCCGGTAACATCGGACCGGTCGCCGAAGCCTTGGCCGACGCGCTCGACGCCTCGAGCGTGATCGTCTGCCCCGCCTTCCCCGCCACCGGCCGGTCGGTCTATCAAGGCCATCTTTTTGTCGGCGACAGACTGCTGTCGGAGTCCGGCATGCAGAACCACCCGCTGACCCCGATGACCGACCCCGACCTTCGCCGTGTGCTCGCCCGGCAAAGCAAGGGCAGCGTCGGCCATGTCCCCTTCACCGTCGTCGCCGAAGGGCCGGACGCAGTCCGCGCGAGACTCGACGCCGAGCGGACAAAGGGCCACCGACTGATTGTTGCGGACGCCATCCGCGACGACGACCTCCGGATCCTGGGCCGCGCCACGGCCGACCTGAAGCTGATCACCGGCGGCTCCGGGATCGCGCTCGGCCTTCCCGAGAACTTCCGTGCCCGCGGTGAACTCTCGGCGAGCACCGACCCGTGGCAGGGCCAGGCCGGACGCGCCGCCGCCCTGTCCGGCTCCTGCTCGCAGGCGACGAGAGCACAGGTCGCGGAACATGCGCGCGCGAACCCTGCTCTGAAGCTCGATCCCGACGCGGTCATGGCCGGGCGGACAAGCGCGGAAGAGGTAGCGGACTGGGTGCTGGCGCAGGAGGGTTTGCCGCTGGCCTACTCCTCGGCCGATCCCGACGAGGTGCGCACCGCACAGGAGCGTCACGGCGGCACGGCGGTCGCCGCCGCGTTCGAGTCGCTGTTTGCCGAGGTTGCCAGGCGGCTGGTGACGGGAGGAATAACCCGGCTGATCACCGCCGGCGGCGAAACCTCCGGAGCCGTCGTCGAGGGACTCGCCTTGACCGAACTCGAGATCGGGCCGGAGATCGCGCCCGGCGTGCCGGCGATCCGGGCGGGCGAGAGCCTGACCCTTGCGCTGAAATCCGGCAACTTCGGGGCGCCCGATTTCTTCGCCCGCGCCGCCGCCGTCCTGGACGGCACGTCGTGA
- a CDS encoding TRAP transporter large permease encodes MNVAIGLSLIILIFVGVPIAIAIGLASVVGIQLHDRLPMLLVAQRMFAGIDSFPLMAIPLFILAGNLMSAGGISQRLVDLAKAMVGGIQGGLACSCVLTCLMFASVSGSSVATTFAIGAILIPAMVRHAYPKPFAASVQASSAELGVLIPPSIPLILYGVATDTSIGQLFVAGIGPGILIASALMLTVIVICRIRGLGFQDREDRPSLRAATLAALPALMVPIIIIGGIYLGVFTPTEASAAAVAAALLVGFGFYRELSWRDIPMILKRTVISTTAIMLIISAAALFSFLIARSGLPNEIAGWFNTFFESRFAFLLAVNLMLLVVGMFIETSAAILVLAPILAPIAISYGVDPVHFGLIVVVNLALGMITPPLGVNLFAACAVARIPVERIIPQLIWFVAVVFCCLMIITYVPAITLAPVDLFLGRG; translated from the coding sequence GTGAACGTCGCAATCGGTCTCTCGCTGATCATCCTGATCTTCGTCGGCGTTCCCATCGCCATCGCCATCGGCCTGGCATCGGTCGTCGGCATTCAACTGCACGACCGCTTGCCGATGCTGCTGGTGGCGCAACGCATGTTCGCAGGCATCGACAGCTTCCCGCTGATGGCGATCCCGCTGTTCATCCTGGCCGGCAATCTCATGTCCGCCGGCGGGATTTCCCAACGGCTGGTCGATCTTGCCAAGGCGATGGTCGGCGGCATTCAGGGCGGCCTGGCCTGTTCCTGCGTGCTGACCTGCCTCATGTTCGCCAGCGTCTCGGGATCCTCCGTCGCCACCACCTTCGCCATCGGCGCGATCCTGATCCCGGCGATGGTGCGCCACGCCTACCCCAAACCCTTCGCCGCCTCCGTTCAAGCCAGCTCGGCCGAACTCGGCGTTCTGATTCCCCCTTCGATCCCTTTGATTCTCTATGGCGTCGCGACGGACACCTCGATCGGCCAGCTTTTCGTGGCGGGGATCGGCCCAGGAATACTGATCGCCAGTGCCCTGATGCTGACCGTGATCGTGATCTGCCGGATTCGCGGCCTCGGCTTTCAGGATCGCGAGGACCGGCCGAGCCTGCGCGCCGCGACCTTGGCCGCGCTGCCCGCCCTCATGGTGCCCATCATCATCATCGGCGGGATCTATCTGGGTGTCTTCACGCCGACGGAAGCGAGCGCCGCCGCCGTCGCCGCCGCGCTGCTGGTCGGCTTCGGCTTCTATCGCGAACTCTCCTGGCGCGACATTCCCATGATCCTGAAGCGCACGGTGATCTCGACCACCGCGATCATGCTGATCATCTCGGCAGCTGCCCTCTTCTCCTTCCTGATCGCCCGCTCGGGCCTGCCCAACGAAATCGCCGGCTGGTTCAACACCTTCTTCGAATCCCGTTTCGCCTTTCTGCTGGCCGTCAATCTCATGCTTCTGGTGGTCGGCATGTTCATCGAGACCTCGGCGGCCATTCTCGTACTGGCCCCGATTCTCGCGCCGATCGCGATCAGCTACGGGGTCGACCCGGTGCATTTCGGCCTGATCGTGGTGGTGAACCTGGCACTCGGGATGATCACGCCGCCGCTGGGCGTCAATCTCTTCGCCGCCTGCGCCGTCGCCCGAATCCCCGTCGAACGAATCATTCCGCAGCTGATCTGGTTCGTGGCGGTGGTCTTCTGTTGCCTGATGATCATCACCTATGTACCGGCCATCACACTGGCGCCGGTCGATCTATTCCTTGGGAGAGGCTGA
- a CDS encoding TRAP transporter small permease, which produces MNVFHSFERQMTRIALAFSMIFLVIAASLAMWQVTTRFVLGQPSTWSEVITRSAMIWAIFMGIAGTYRHGSMIAMEIVQRSLPRRLGLALFLAANVLSAVFFAILFWQGWGMTERVAAQKLAALEVSIAWVYAALPVGSVFALIAIAGCIARAWSSRDAVAAVIPLETPLSSSGDSL; this is translated from the coding sequence CCAGGATCGCCCTGGCCTTCTCCATGATCTTCCTGGTGATCGCCGCCTCGCTGGCCATGTGGCAAGTGACCACCCGCTTCGTTCTGGGCCAACCCTCGACCTGGTCCGAAGTCATCACGCGTTCGGCGATGATTTGGGCGATCTTCATGGGAATCGCCGGAACCTACCGGCACGGCTCGATGATCGCGATGGAGATCGTCCAGCGCTCCCTGCCGCGCCGGCTCGGCCTGGCTCTGTTCCTGGCCGCCAACGTCCTGTCGGCCGTGTTTTTCGCAATCCTCTTTTGGCAGGGCTGGGGCATGACCGAGCGGGTGGCGGCCCAGAAGCTCGCAGCGCTCGAAGTCTCCATCGCCTGGGTCTATGCCGCGCTGCCGGTGGGATCGGTCTTCGCCCTGATCGCCATCGCCGGCTGCATAGCACGCGCCTGGTCAAGCCGCGACGCCGTGGCGGCCGTCATTCCTCTCGAGACGCCGCTCAGCTCTTCGGGAGACAGCCTGTGA